The Opitutaceae bacterium genome has a window encoding:
- a CDS encoding DUF3307 domain-containing protein, which translates to MLTPFERALVAHLIGDWLLQNDWMARNKMHLRHPAAWIHAGIHVVLLTLALDWVSGLVLGVVHLLVDTRIPQCWWSRVFRQTTEGEMGLQVQIWGDQVLHIASLALWLVLRPHLGI; encoded by the coding sequence ATGTTGACGCCCTTTGAGCGTGCCCTGGTGGCGCACCTGATTGGCGATTGGCTGCTCCAGAACGACTGGATGGCCCGTAACAAAATGCATCTGCGCCATCCGGCCGCCTGGATCCACGCCGGGATCCACGTGGTTTTATTGACCCTGGCTCTGGACTGGGTGTCCGGCCTGGTGCTGGGGGTCGTTCACCTCCTGGTCGACACGCGCATTCCCCAGTGCTGGTGGAGCCGGGTTTTCCGTCAGACGACGGAAGGGGAGATGGGCCTGCAGGTGCAGATATGGGGGGACCAGGTCCTGCATATCGCGTCGCTCGCCCTCTGGCTGGTCCTGCGACCGCACCTGGGGATCTGA
- a CDS encoding phytanoyl-CoA dioxygenase family protein translates to MPSVASNPDLSELRRQFTTEGFAVARGLFGPEDLETLATEFDRMHQAGGQPGYFEPVPREQSGGDPLKEYPRIMHPHRFNEVGRRYLLDERVATCLTAMLGEAPYAVQSMYYFKPPGSRGQALHQDNFYLLAEPGTCVAAWTAVDDCDLENGTLYVVPGSQDHAIVCPDTADEKESFTTHFVPVPEGLKAVPVVMKAGDTLFFNGSLIHGSGPNRSKTRFRRSFICHYVTHQTEKLHKGYFPVLRLDGSEASLIPNESGGACGEEWKGGLH, encoded by the coding sequence ATGCCCTCAGTTGCCTCGAACCCTGATCTGTCCGAGCTGCGCCGCCAATTCACGACGGAAGGATTCGCCGTTGCCCGTGGTCTGTTCGGACCGGAAGACCTCGAAACGCTCGCGACGGAATTCGACCGGATGCATCAGGCCGGCGGTCAACCCGGCTACTTCGAACCCGTGCCCCGCGAGCAATCCGGCGGCGATCCGCTCAAGGAATACCCCCGGATCATGCACCCGCACCGCTTCAACGAGGTGGGCCGCCGCTACCTGCTCGACGAGCGGGTGGCGACCTGTCTGACCGCCATGCTCGGCGAAGCACCTTATGCCGTGCAGTCGATGTATTATTTCAAGCCTCCGGGGTCCCGGGGACAGGCCCTTCATCAGGACAATTTTTACCTTCTGGCCGAGCCCGGCACCTGCGTCGCCGCGTGGACTGCGGTCGACGACTGCGATCTTGAAAACGGAACCCTCTACGTAGTCCCGGGCTCCCAGGATCATGCCATTGTATGCCCGGACACCGCCGACGAAAAGGAATCCTTCACCACCCACTTTGTGCCGGTTCCCGAGGGCCTCAAGGCAGTGCCTGTCGTGATGAAGGCGGGCGACACCCTCTTCTTCAACGGCAGCCTGATCCACGGATCCGGACCCAATCGCTCGAAGACCCGGTTCCGGCGGTCCTTTATCTGCCACTACGTCACCCACCAGACTGAGAAGTTGCACAAGGGCTATTTCCCGGTCCTGCGGCTGGATGGGAGCGAAGCCTCCCTCATTCCCAACGAAAGCGGCGGAGCCTGCGGCGAGGAGTGGAAGGGCGGGCTGCACTGA
- a CDS encoding DUF1080 domain-containing protein produces the protein MSHPTFQIFTIRFSAAAAILLTAPSLSALEVPGHTDTPMVVDAPEYHVHDPARPQPVVVAPGQTDPATCLMAPPSDAIVLFDGTNMDAWTGGPWILGDGYMEVPPRTEDESGKKVAKDLKTKQSFGDIQLHLEWRTPAEVVGESQGRGNSGVFLMDRYEVQILDSYDNITYADGSAGAVYGARPPLVNASRGPGEWQTYDIIWRVPLFDGEKLIRPATVTVLHNGVLIQDHYTLAGRTENRKAAVYTPHEPTGPIRLQDHNNPMRFRNIWVRPLEPES, from the coding sequence ATGTCTCATCCGACCTTTCAGATCTTCACCATCCGTTTCTCGGCGGCGGCCGCCATCCTCCTGACGGCCCCGTCTCTGTCTGCTCTCGAGGTTCCCGGTCATACGGACACCCCAATGGTGGTCGATGCGCCCGAGTATCATGTGCACGACCCCGCCCGGCCACAGCCTGTGGTCGTCGCGCCGGGACAGACCGATCCCGCCACCTGCCTGATGGCGCCGCCATCGGATGCCATTGTGCTCTTTGACGGGACGAATATGGATGCCTGGACAGGCGGGCCCTGGATTCTGGGCGATGGCTACATGGAGGTCCCCCCGAGGACTGAGGATGAGTCGGGCAAGAAAGTCGCGAAAGACCTGAAGACGAAACAGTCATTCGGAGACATCCAGCTGCACCTCGAATGGCGGACCCCGGCGGAAGTGGTGGGAGAGAGCCAGGGCCGGGGCAACAGCGGGGTTTTTCTGATGGATCGTTACGAAGTGCAGATCCTCGACAGCTACGACAACATCACCTATGCCGACGGCTCGGCCGGGGCGGTCTACGGGGCCCGTCCGCCCCTGGTCAACGCCTCGCGCGGGCCGGGCGAGTGGCAGACCTACGACATCATCTGGAGGGTGCCGCTCTTTGACGGTGAGAAGCTGATTCGGCCGGCGACGGTGACGGTCCTGCACAATGGGGTTCTCATTCAGGATCACTACACCTTGGCGGGAAGGACGGAGAACAGGAAGGCGGCTGTCTACACCCCGCATGAGCCGACAGGCCCGATCCGTCTGCAGGATCACAACAACCCGATGCGTTTCCGGAACATCTGGGTCCGGCCGCTTGAGCCCGAATCATGA
- a CDS encoding cation:proton antiporter, giving the protein MHQGIIQDLGWLMVSAALAAIIFQRLRQPVILGYILAGILLGPGSFFPSPLHDLTNINALAELGVLFLMFYIGLEFNPDRLRAVFAPALLALILQTALMMFIAMEAGQALGWGPVQSLFFGGILSISSSMVTIKLIRDKRQLNRPYAELTVGILIFEDILAIIVLVVLTGVAVNGTFAWDAVGKVTFLIGIFVVAAYVVGRLLAPRVLDVLHRFGTSETIVLFTIGLILGVSLLAARMEFSMALGGFVAGAILSKSSLAHEIENLTEPLRNFFSALFFVSVGTFVDLRELGEQWLPIVILTVLMMGGKFISCWMGLVLAGQKPAVSTRASLAKVQIGEFSFVIATLGLSYGVVDSGLKAIAYGVAILSISLTPAANLLQGMLNSHVEKRVPGGLKRGLAAYLSWIETARLAAGQSGLVKLVVRPFSRIVISFLLLNAVVILASILIDRLPVPERFAEWEILIKRGSWGVAALICLPLLVDIIRNLNVMVALISEVAFSRRSGAMVGRFMRDLIQGVFFTLVLFIFSLVFLAACGRYFPTSTTLVGFVLVCLGLAILFWRRVVRVHSRFEYAVIHGMEGQSRASVRPTMEESIRRVSAVNPWPVRIEEMMLSKDNWACGRRIRDMNLPGETGATIVAIERSRRLLLDVRPDMALAADDRICLLGEREQIESARAYLTRPVELEEVEPLARHFDKVLIGPTCDLVGQSLIEADLRRRMSVTVVGIQRGDRKIIGPAGGEVIHAGDLLLVMGRADDLAAFKVQVFES; this is encoded by the coding sequence TTGCATCAAGGTATCATACAGGATCTGGGCTGGTTGATGGTGTCGGCGGCGCTCGCCGCCATCATCTTTCAGCGGCTGCGCCAGCCCGTCATCCTGGGTTACATTCTGGCCGGTATCCTCCTCGGGCCGGGGTCCTTTTTTCCGTCGCCGCTGCATGATCTGACCAATATCAATGCGCTGGCGGAACTGGGGGTGCTCTTCCTGATGTTCTATATCGGGCTGGAGTTCAACCCGGATCGGCTGCGGGCGGTTTTTGCGCCGGCGCTTCTCGCGCTGATCCTGCAGACCGCCCTGATGATGTTTATCGCGATGGAAGCCGGTCAGGCTTTGGGGTGGGGACCGGTCCAGAGCCTGTTCTTTGGCGGGATTCTTTCGATCAGTTCCTCGATGGTCACCATCAAGCTGATCCGCGACAAGAGGCAGTTGAACCGACCCTACGCCGAACTGACCGTTGGCATCCTCATCTTTGAGGACATCCTGGCGATCATCGTTCTGGTCGTGTTGACCGGTGTTGCCGTCAACGGGACCTTTGCCTGGGATGCGGTCGGAAAGGTCACCTTCTTGATCGGGATCTTCGTGGTGGCGGCCTACGTGGTCGGGCGCCTGCTGGCACCCCGGGTCCTCGATGTGCTCCACCGGTTCGGGACGAGTGAAACCATCGTTCTCTTCACAATCGGACTGATTCTCGGCGTCAGCCTGCTGGCGGCGCGGATGGAGTTTTCCATGGCCCTCGGTGGTTTCGTGGCCGGCGCCATCCTTTCGAAAAGCTCCCTCGCCCATGAGATCGAGAACCTGACCGAGCCCTTGCGCAATTTCTTCTCGGCGCTTTTCTTTGTATCGGTCGGCACCTTTGTCGATCTCCGGGAACTGGGCGAGCAGTGGCTGCCCATTGTGATTCTGACCGTGCTGATGATGGGGGGGAAGTTCATCTCCTGCTGGATGGGGCTCGTCCTGGCCGGCCAGAAACCGGCGGTATCCACCCGGGCCTCACTGGCCAAGGTCCAGATCGGCGAATTCAGCTTTGTCATCGCCACCCTCGGTCTGAGCTACGGGGTGGTGGATTCCGGCCTGAAGGCGATCGCCTACGGGGTGGCCATTCTGAGTATTTCCTTGACGCCGGCGGCCAACCTCCTCCAGGGCATGCTCAATTCCCATGTGGAAAAGAGGGTCCCCGGCGGATTGAAGCGTGGATTGGCGGCCTATCTGAGCTGGATCGAGACGGCCCGTCTGGCCGCCGGCCAAAGCGGTCTGGTCAAGCTGGTGGTCCGTCCATTCAGCCGGATCGTGATCAGTTTCCTGCTTCTCAATGCCGTGGTCATCCTCGCCTCCATCCTGATCGACCGTCTGCCTGTCCCCGAGCGGTTCGCCGAATGGGAGATTCTGATCAAGCGGGGATCCTGGGGGGTGGCCGCCCTCATCTGTCTGCCCCTGCTGGTCGACATCATCCGCAATCTGAATGTGATGGTCGCGCTGATTTCCGAGGTGGCCTTCTCCCGGCGCTCCGGGGCGATGGTCGGCCGGTTCATGCGGGACCTGATCCAGGGGGTATTCTTCACCCTGGTCCTCTTCATCTTCAGCCTGGTCTTCCTGGCGGCCTGCGGCCGCTACTTTCCGACTTCGACCACCCTGGTTGGGTTCGTCCTCGTCTGCCTCGGTCTCGCCATTCTCTTCTGGCGGCGGGTGGTCCGAGTCCACAGCCGATTCGAATATGCGGTCATTCACGGGATGGAGGGTCAGTCACGGGCTTCGGTCAGGCCGACGATGGAGGAGTCGATCCGGAGGGTCTCGGCCGTCAATCCCTGGCCGGTCAGGATCGAGGAAATGATGCTTTCCAAAGACAACTGGGCCTGTGGTCGTCGCATTCGCGACATGAACCTGCCCGGTGAAACCGGCGCCACCATCGTGGCGATCGAGCGTTCCCGTCGCCTCTTGCTCGATGTGCGGCCGGATATGGCCCTGGCCGCAGATGACCGGATTTGTCTGTTGGGGGAACGGGAGCAGATCGAGTCGGCCCGGGCTTATCTGACCCGACCGGTCGAGCTTGAGGAAGTCGAGCCCCTGGCCCGCCACTTTGACAAGGTCTTGATCGGCCCGACCTGCGATCTGGTCGGACAGTCCCTGATCGAGGCGGATCTCCGCAGACGCATGTCGGTGACGGTGGTGGGGATCCAACGGGGTGATCGCAAGATCATCGGTCCGGCAGGCGGAGAGGTGATCCACGCCGGCGATCTGCTTCTCGTCATGGGCCGGGCGGACGATCTGGCTGCATTCAAGGTTCAGGTCTTCGAATCCTGA
- a CDS encoding PAS domain S-box protein: MPPTDSSSLRRLHPRLRRQIESVYGDTLPADSTFQRLLEVIDATYTNDGKEASSPSTAPAFSGGFPIQVDSESGRAGRQMLDHILEHTHESVMVTDADLEPPGPRILYVNRAFSQLTGYDSDEAIGQSPRFLQGPGSDPRILAEIKAALKEGRSFSTELINYHKDGSEVTVRLSLRPLMDESGEVTHWIAVHQDISEHRRVSEALRESEQRYRSVVDTIKEVVFQTDRAGRWVFLNPAWEDITGFSVKETLGSMMVNFVHPGDRSRNEGLLRPILDEGRDFCHHEFRCLTKGGEFRSLELYARATLGPDGKIMGLSGRLTDVSERRISELKLRESEEKFRVMFVTSPLGMVLSEIDGAFIDANQAFLNIIGYRAVEMENLSLWQITPPDFFLQEEAHLKKLEQSGRFGPYEKEYFHKSGRRVSVVVNGMIVKGPEGRRQIWTFVEDITDRKAAERALALSEQRFRDVSHAAGEFIFEVDLEGRFIFVSDRVADVLEYTPEEMRCRTLFEILEDEDAAAFRQRFRNSTRNRLTFSSVEHRGRTRNGSLIWLSLSGVPVTDENGRVTSFRGAGLDVTSRKESESALRASEERFKLLVDSSEDGFWDSNFATGEVFFAPRWKAILGYEDDELPNSTETFSRLIHPEDLPKVRATMERFLPAGNHPFAIEFRMLHKEGGVRWIRSTGIGIRDTQGRILRTLGFHTDISERRKAEEEIREAKAAAEAANRTKSDFLATMSHEIRTPMNGIIGMTGLLLDTELTSDQREFAETVRVSSESLLSIINDILDFSKIESGKIELEAEPLDLVGCIEEALDVIAPVATKKGLELSYFVQDDVPLSVIGDVTRLRQLLVNLVGNSAKFTHEGEIFVEVRRESEPLMEANRATLHFSVRDTGIGIPQDKVGRLFQPFTQVDASTTRHYGGTGLGLAICRKLANVMGGEIWVDSVEGLGSTFHFTARLGVAETPAAPAAPLTNLKGQRALVVDDNATNRRVLRLQLERFGMVAVEAESGREVIEILKRGVRFDIGLIDFRMPEMDGIELGREIRALRTPEEMSLIFLPSISRSDDQVRDARALFQGILSKPIHQSQLSSMLVEVFGQKQKGNTGAQVEQPAKIDNTLSTVHPLRILLAEDHLVNQKVALRVLRQMGYRADVAGNGLEALDALRRADYDVVLMDVQMPEMDGLEASTRIREEWGERPRPIIIAMTANAMEGDRERCLKAGMDLYLSKPIRMNELEESLIEAHGLRANQRKETAQ; the protein is encoded by the coding sequence ATGCCCCCGACTGATTCATCTTCCCTGCGCCGCCTTCATCCGCGGTTGAGACGTCAGATCGAGTCGGTCTACGGCGATACCCTGCCGGCCGATTCGACCTTCCAGCGCCTCCTTGAAGTCATCGACGCGACCTATACCAATGACGGGAAAGAGGCTTCGAGTCCATCGACCGCACCCGCCTTTTCCGGTGGTTTTCCAATCCAGGTCGATTCCGAATCCGGACGGGCGGGCAGGCAGATGCTCGACCATATCCTGGAGCACACTCATGAGAGTGTCATGGTCACGGACGCAGATCTGGAGCCTCCGGGCCCGCGGATTCTCTACGTCAATCGGGCCTTCTCCCAGTTGACCGGCTATGACTCGGACGAAGCCATCGGGCAGTCGCCGCGCTTTTTGCAGGGACCGGGAAGCGACCCCAGGATCCTGGCGGAGATCAAAGCGGCGTTGAAGGAAGGCCGGTCTTTTTCCACGGAGCTGATCAATTACCATAAAGACGGATCTGAGGTGACGGTGCGACTCTCGCTCAGACCGCTCATGGATGAATCCGGTGAAGTCACCCACTGGATCGCTGTGCATCAGGACATTTCCGAACACCGGCGGGTCAGCGAGGCTCTGCGGGAAAGCGAGCAGCGCTACCGGTCGGTGGTGGATACCATCAAGGAGGTCGTCTTTCAGACCGACCGGGCCGGCCGGTGGGTTTTCCTGAATCCGGCCTGGGAGGATATCACGGGTTTTTCCGTCAAGGAGACACTCGGTTCGATGATGGTTAATTTCGTCCACCCGGGTGATCGCTCTCGCAATGAAGGCCTGCTTCGTCCGATCTTGGACGAAGGACGGGATTTCTGTCACCACGAGTTTCGTTGTCTGACAAAGGGAGGCGAATTCCGCAGTCTTGAATTGTATGCCCGGGCCACCCTCGGGCCGGATGGGAAGATCATGGGCCTCTCCGGTCGCCTGACCGATGTGAGCGAACGCCGGATATCCGAGCTCAAGCTAAGGGAATCGGAGGAGAAGTTCCGGGTCATGTTTGTGACTTCGCCCCTCGGGATGGTTCTGAGCGAAATCGACGGGGCTTTCATCGACGCCAACCAGGCCTTTCTAAACATCATCGGGTATCGGGCGGTCGAAATGGAGAATCTCAGTCTCTGGCAGATCACGCCGCCGGACTTCTTTCTCCAGGAAGAGGCCCACCTGAAGAAGCTCGAGCAATCCGGCCGGTTCGGACCCTACGAAAAGGAGTATTTCCACAAGAGCGGGCGACGTGTCTCCGTCGTGGTCAATGGCATGATCGTGAAGGGGCCGGAAGGCCGGCGACAGATCTGGACCTTTGTTGAGGATATCACGGACCGCAAGGCGGCCGAAAGGGCGCTTGCCCTGAGCGAGCAGCGATTCCGCGATGTCAGTCATGCGGCGGGCGAGTTCATCTTCGAGGTCGATCTCGAGGGCCGTTTCATTTTTGTCAGCGACCGGGTGGCCGATGTCCTCGAATACACGCCGGAGGAGATGCGTTGTCGCACGCTATTTGAGATCCTTGAGGATGAGGATGCTGCTGCTTTCCGTCAGCGATTCCGGAATTCGACGCGGAACCGTCTAACCTTCAGCAGTGTCGAGCATCGCGGCCGCACCCGCAACGGAAGCCTGATCTGGTTGAGTCTGAGCGGGGTTCCGGTCACCGATGAGAACGGCCGGGTCACCAGTTTCCGCGGTGCGGGACTCGACGTTACCTCCCGCAAGGAGAGTGAATCCGCCCTCCGGGCCAGCGAGGAGCGTTTCAAGCTCCTGGTCGACTCGAGTGAGGACGGCTTCTGGGATTCGAATTTCGCGACCGGTGAGGTCTTTTTCGCTCCGCGCTGGAAGGCGATTCTCGGCTACGAGGACGACGAACTGCCCAATTCGACTGAGACCTTTTCGCGTCTCATCCATCCGGAAGATCTCCCCAAGGTCCGGGCCACCATGGAGCGCTTTCTTCCGGCGGGGAATCATCCGTTCGCCATCGAATTCCGAATGCTCCACAAGGAGGGCGGGGTTCGCTGGATCCGCTCGACGGGTATCGGAATTCGTGATACCCAAGGCCGGATCCTCCGCACCCTCGGCTTCCATACGGACATCTCCGAACGACGGAAGGCGGAGGAGGAGATCCGGGAAGCCAAGGCGGCGGCCGAGGCGGCCAACCGGACGAAGTCGGATTTTCTCGCCACCATGAGTCACGAGATTCGCACCCCGATGAACGGTATCATCGGGATGACCGGATTGCTGCTCGACACCGAGTTGACCAGCGACCAGCGGGAATTCGCTGAGACGGTCCGGGTGAGCAGCGAAAGCCTGCTTTCGATCATCAACGACATCCTCGATTTCTCCAAGATCGAGTCGGGCAAGATTGAATTGGAGGCCGAACCCCTCGATCTGGTCGGGTGCATCGAGGAGGCGCTCGATGTGATCGCCCCGGTGGCGACCAAGAAGGGCCTCGAACTCTCCTATTTTGTCCAGGACGACGTGCCCTTGAGCGTGATCGGCGATGTGACCCGTCTGCGCCAGCTCCTGGTCAATCTGGTGGGCAATTCGGCGAAATTCACCCACGAGGGCGAGATTTTCGTGGAAGTCCGGCGGGAATCGGAACCCCTGATGGAGGCGAACCGGGCCACCCTGCATTTTTCCGTTCGCGACACCGGCATCGGCATTCCGCAGGACAAAGTGGGTCGGCTTTTCCAGCCGTTCACACAGGTGGATGCCTCCACCACCCGGCACTATGGCGGCACCGGCCTCGGGCTGGCCATCTGTCGGAAGCTGGCCAACGTCATGGGTGGCGAGATCTGGGTCGACAGTGTCGAGGGTCTGGGGTCGACCTTCCATTTCACGGCCCGGCTCGGCGTGGCCGAAACCCCGGCCGCCCCGGCGGCACCTCTGACCAACCTGAAAGGCCAGCGGGCGCTGGTCGTCGACGACAACGCGACCAATCGGCGGGTTCTCCGCCTGCAGCTGGAGCGGTTCGGAATGGTGGCGGTCGAAGCGGAGTCGGGCCGGGAGGTGATCGAGATCCTGAAGCGGGGCGTCCGCTTCGATATCGGCTTGATTGACTTTCGCATGCCGGAAATGGACGGGATCGAACTCGGTCGGGAAATCCGCGCCCTGCGGACACCTGAAGAGATGTCCCTGATCTTTCTCCCTTCCATTTCCCGCTCCGACGACCAGGTGCGCGACGCACGTGCTCTTTTCCAGGGAATCCTCTCAAAACCCATCCACCAGTCGCAGCTCAGCTCCATGCTGGTCGAAGTCTTCGGCCAGAAGCAAAAAGGAAACACGGGGGCACAGGTGGAACAGCCGGCGAAGATCGACAACACCCTTTCGACGGTTCATCCGCTGCGGATCCTTCTGGCCGAAGACCATCTGGTGAACCAGAAGGTGGCCCTGCGGGTCCTGCGCCAGATGGGTTACCGGGCTGACGTGGCCGGGAACGGTCTGGAGGCCCTCGATGCCCTCCGTCGGGCGGACTACGATGTGGTCCTGATGGATGTTCAGATGCCGGAAATGGATGGGCTGGAAGCATCCACCCGCATCCGGGAGGAATGGGGCGAAAGGCCACGGCCGATCATCATCGCGATGACCGCCAATGCGATGGAGGGGGACCGTGAACGCTGCCTGAAGGCAGGAATGGACTTATACCTGAGCAAACCGATCCGAATGAATGAACTGGAGGAGTCACTGATCGAAGCCCACGGGCTCAGGGCGAACCAGCGCAAGGAGACTGCACAATGA
- a CDS encoding Hpt domain-containing protein has translation MTNQSTINWNQLSMILGEEGDPIDEEMAELFRDFIEDASRRLDTLGALDPVSDPQGVAHEAHKIRGAGLSFGFERFAAILQTIEVRVLQLSPEEIDRLMVSAREAFSRSKAEIGQRYTYLATVG, from the coding sequence ATGACGAACCAATCAACGATCAACTGGAATCAACTGTCGATGATCCTTGGGGAAGAGGGTGATCCGATCGATGAGGAGATGGCGGAACTGTTCCGCGATTTCATCGAGGATGCCAGTCGGCGGCTCGACACGCTCGGGGCACTTGATCCGGTCTCCGACCCGCAGGGCGTCGCCCATGAGGCCCACAAGATCCGCGGTGCCGGTCTCAGTTTCGGATTCGAGCGGTTTGCGGCGATCCTGCAGACGATCGAGGTCCGGGTCCTGCAACTGTCGCCGGAGGAGATCGATCGATTGATGGTTTCGGCCCGTGAGGCCTTTTCACGTTCGAAAGCGGAGATCGGCCAACGCTACACTTATCTCGCCACGGTCGGCTGA
- a CDS encoding response regulator — protein MKTPKRILFVDGDETQSQLLARQVNALDLDWDTLFLNSSEEALAVLEAESFDVVVADLHLPSDNEGGFLAEVMTRHPKIARLIVSDPVDQALAMGAAGVVHQYVPKPCEVAVLKGAISRASDLEASIRRDRIMEIVARMDRLPSLPSLYIKVVEKLKDPEVSLEDVGEIIGHDIAMTAKILKLVNSAFFGLRRQISSPVEAVNYLGLDTVKGLVLSIHAFAQFDPNALGGLALEAVWNHSMQTAVCCKMITGIEGLKGRMRDESFVAGMLHDTGKLVLASNEPERYARALETAPEIGIARAEEAVFGVNHADIGGHLFALWGLPVPVVDAVEFHHDPQNSPETDFSTLTLVHAANAIVTRHHEEVSTPGSNRVDDAYLEQLGLRDRYAQWAAAYAESLDGSVVV, from the coding sequence GTGAAAACACCAAAGCGGATTCTTTTTGTCGACGGCGACGAAACTCAATCGCAGCTGCTGGCACGTCAGGTGAACGCCTTGGATCTGGATTGGGATACCCTCTTTCTCAACTCCAGTGAAGAGGCCCTGGCGGTCCTCGAAGCGGAATCGTTTGATGTGGTCGTGGCGGATCTGCATCTGCCCTCCGATAACGAAGGCGGCTTCCTTGCTGAAGTGATGACACGGCATCCCAAGATCGCGCGCCTCATCGTGTCGGATCCGGTTGACCAGGCCCTGGCCATGGGGGCGGCGGGTGTCGTTCATCAATATGTGCCAAAGCCCTGTGAGGTCGCCGTGCTCAAGGGTGCCATCAGTCGCGCCAGCGATCTGGAGGCGAGCATCCGCCGCGACCGAATCATGGAAATCGTCGCCCGGATGGATCGATTGCCGAGCCTGCCATCCCTCTACATCAAAGTGGTGGAGAAACTGAAGGATCCCGAGGTATCCCTGGAAGATGTCGGGGAAATCATCGGTCACGATATCGCCATGACCGCGAAGATCCTCAAGCTGGTCAATTCCGCCTTCTTCGGTCTTCGGCGCCAGATCTCCAGCCCGGTCGAAGCGGTCAACTACCTGGGGCTCGACACGGTCAAGGGGCTGGTCCTTTCCATACACGCCTTCGCCCAATTCGATCCCAACGCCCTCGGGGGTCTCGCCCTTGAGGCGGTCTGGAACCACAGCATGCAGACAGCGGTCTGCTGCAAGATGATCACGGGGATCGAGGGCCTGAAAGGCCGGATGCGGGACGAGTCTTTCGTGGCGGGCATGCTGCACGATACCGGCAAGCTGGTGCTGGCTTCAAATGAGCCGGAACGCTACGCTCGGGCTCTCGAAACGGCGCCCGAGATCGGCATCGCCAGGGCGGAAGAGGCTGTCTTCGGAGTCAATCACGCCGATATCGGGGGTCATCTCTTCGCCCTGTGGGGTCTGCCGGTTCCAGTGGTTGATGCGGTTGAATTCCATCACGATCCGCAGAATTCGCCGGAAACCGATTTTTCCACCCTTACCCTGGTCCACGCGGCCAACGCCATCGTCACCCGTCACCATGAAGAGGTCAGCACCCCCGGGTCGAACCGGGTGGATGATGCTTACCTTGAGCAACTCGGATTGCGTGATCGTTATGCGCAATGGGCGGCGGCCTATGCCGAGAGCCTTGATGGCAGCGTGGTGGTCTGA